The following are from one region of the Cetobacterium somerae genome:
- a CDS encoding patatin-like phospholipase family protein, producing MDNIGLVLEGGGLRGAYTSGILDYFLSKQLHFKYTIGVSAGAIYSASYASRQKRRNIDIILKYLNDERYMGYKYLIKNGSYINIDFAYKKMTYELSPFDFETFYNCDLEFKVGAFNCVKGRTEFFSKKDFKGTDDLLESLIASGSLPFFCKETIINERIYLDGGIASPIPIAQSILDGNSKNVVILTEDEGYKKEPLKLQPLIKLYYRKYPKVAEALIKRHLVYNRTLRDIQELENKGDVFVFRPSEIVVVDRLERDLNKIKALYNLGLKDAKENYERLLNWMNR from the coding sequence ATGGATAATATAGGATTAGTTTTAGAAGGTGGAGGATTAAGAGGAGCTTATACATCTGGAATTTTAGATTATTTTTTATCTAAACAGTTGCATTTTAAATATACAATTGGAGTTTCAGCAGGTGCAATTTACTCAGCATCTTACGCTTCAAGACAAAAGAGAAGAAATATTGATATTATCTTAAAATATTTAAATGATGAAAGATATATGGGGTATAAATATTTAATAAAAAATGGAAGTTATATAAATATAGATTTTGCATATAAAAAAATGACTTATGAATTATCACCTTTTGATTTTGAAACATTTTATAATTGTGATTTAGAGTTTAAAGTAGGTGCATTTAATTGTGTAAAAGGAAGAACTGAATTTTTTTCTAAAAAAGATTTTAAGGGGACAGATGATCTTTTAGAATCTCTAATTGCATCAGGAAGCTTACCATTTTTTTGTAAGGAAACTATAATAAATGAAAGAATCTATTTAGATGGTGGAATCGCTTCACCAATTCCAATTGCTCAATCGATACTAGATGGAAATAGTAAAAATGTAGTTATTTTAACGGAAGATGAAGGATATAAAAAAGAACCTTTAAAATTACAACCACTGATAAAACTATATTATAGAAAGTATCCTAAAGTAGCTGAAGCATTAATTAAGCGTCACTTAGTATATAATAGAACACTGAGAGATATACAAGAACTTGAAAATAAAGGTGATGTTTTTGTTTTTAGACCTAGTGAAATAGTAGTTGTAGATAGATTAGAAAGAGATTTAAATAAAATTAAAGCTTTATATAATTTAGGATTAAAAGATGCAAAAGAAAATTATGAGAGATTATTAAATTGGATGAATAGATAA
- a CDS encoding ABC transporter ATP-binding protein — protein MIKKFISYYKPYKKLFFLDLLAAITVSICDLIYPMLSRVAVNNYIPNKNYRSIMILAITLLGIYIIKLICNYFMNYWGHVVGVRMQGDMRKDVYTKLQNFPIKYFDNTQTGSIMSRIVNDLQEVSELAHHGPEDLFISIIMIFGSFFLLLNINVPLTLIVFSVIPFIVWFTINRRQRMSDAFLETREKIGAINSTLQNSISGIRVSKAFVNKNDELEKFKKSNVEFKTAREGAYKVMAEYVSGMTFLTDMLDYLVLVFGAIFTYQGKINFGDFLAYLLYIRIFSQPIKRLVGFVEQYQNGMSGFKRFKEMLDEDIEKDSTDAKDLKNVKGDIKFENIYFSHDKKNILKDFSLNIKAGETLALVGPSGGGKTTICNLIPRFYDIDSGDIKIDSQSIYSFKIDSLRKNIGIVQQDPFLFTGSIKENLTIGKPDATDEEIIEAAKKANIHDFIETLPDGYNTEVGERGVKLSGGQKQRIAIGRIFLKNPPILILDEATSALDNITEQLIQESLDELSKNRTTIVVAHRLSTVKNADTIVVLTDDGIVETGTHDELIANKGFYYNLHLGILQ, from the coding sequence ATGATAAAAAAATTTATAAGTTATTACAAACCTTATAAAAAGCTATTTTTTTTAGATTTACTTGCTGCTATAACAGTTTCTATTTGTGACTTAATTTATCCTATGCTAAGTAGAGTTGCTGTTAACAACTATATACCTAATAAAAATTATCGAAGTATTATGATTTTAGCGATTACCCTTTTAGGAATATATATTATTAAACTTATTTGTAACTATTTCATGAATTACTGGGGGCATGTAGTTGGAGTTCGAATGCAGGGAGATATGAGAAAAGATGTTTATACTAAACTTCAAAACTTCCCAATAAAATATTTTGATAATACACAAACTGGAAGTATCATGTCTAGAATTGTAAATGACTTACAAGAGGTTTCTGAACTTGCTCACCATGGACCTGAAGATCTTTTCATATCAATTATTATGATCTTTGGTTCATTTTTTCTTCTTTTAAATATTAACGTCCCATTAACACTTATTGTTTTTTCAGTTATTCCATTTATAGTTTGGTTCACTATTAATAGACGCCAAAGAATGTCAGATGCTTTTTTAGAAACTCGTGAAAAAATAGGTGCTATTAATTCAACTTTACAAAACAGTATTAGTGGAATTAGAGTTTCTAAAGCTTTTGTTAATAAAAATGATGAATTAGAAAAATTTAAAAAAAGTAATGTGGAGTTTAAAACTGCTCGTGAAGGTGCATATAAAGTTATGGCTGAGTATGTTTCTGGAATGACTTTTCTTACAGATATGTTAGATTATCTTGTATTAGTTTTTGGAGCTATTTTTACTTATCAAGGTAAAATTAATTTTGGTGATTTTTTAGCATATCTTTTATATATCCGTATTTTTAGTCAACCTATTAAAAGACTTGTTGGTTTTGTTGAACAATATCAAAATGGTATGAGTGGTTTTAAACGTTTCAAAGAGATGTTAGATGAAGATATTGAAAAAGATTCTACAGACGCTAAAGACCTTAAAAATGTTAAAGGGGATATTAAATTTGAAAATATCTATTTTAGCCATGATAAAAAGAATATTTTAAAAGACTTCTCTCTTAATATAAAAGCAGGAGAAACTCTTGCCCTTGTAGGTCCTTCTGGTGGTGGAAAAACTACCATTTGCAACTTAATTCCTAGATTTTATGATATTGATAGTGGTGATATTAAAATCGATTCACAAAGCATCTACAGCTTTAAAATTGATTCACTTAGAAAAAATATTGGTATAGTTCAACAAGATCCTTTCCTTTTCACTGGAAGTATCAAAGAAAATTTAACTATTGGAAAACCTGATGCTACTGATGAAGAAATTATTGAAGCTGCTAAAAAAGCTAATATTCATGACTTCATTGAAACATTACCAGATGGTTATAATACAGAGGTTGGAGAAAGAGGAGTAAAGCTTTCTGGTGGCCAAAAGCAAAGAATTGCTATTGGAAGAATTTTCTTAAAAAATCCACCAATTTTAATATTAGATGAAGCTACTTCTGCTTTAGATAATATAACTGAGCAGCTTATTCAAGAATCTTTAGATGAACTTTCTAAAAATCGAACAACTATTGTTGTTGCTCATAGATTATCCACTGTTAAAAATGCCGATACTATAGTTGTTTTGACAGATGATGGTATTGTTGAAACTGGAACTCACGATGAGTTAATTGCTAATAAAGGTTTTTATTATAATCTACACTTAGGTATCTTACAATAA